A single genomic interval of Vitis riparia cultivar Riparia Gloire de Montpellier isolate 1030 unplaced genomic scaffold, EGFV_Vit.rip_1.0 scaffold761_pilon_pilon, whole genome shotgun sequence harbors:
- the LOC117910496 gene encoding probable disease resistance protein At1g61300: protein MDCVSPILTIATDLFDCTATRVSHIRGLRENLESLRREMERLKLQSEDVRTRVELGKQEHMTTRREVEGWLQDVGKEESEAAAILQEGDGALEKVCLGRYCNIRSSYKLGKRVSGKITRVRDLTSRGDFEAVAYRLLRDVVDELPLGRTVGLDSLYEEVCSFLAQDSIGIVGLYGKRGIGKTTLMKKINNGLLETRHDFDTVIWVSVSKQASKSDENAIEIFKIMKTKRFLLFLDNVQKPLDLSDIGVPLPDARNKSKVIIATRSLRICSEMDAKRYLLVKPLACEEAWTLFSELVGEDTLNSSPGIQQLAHSTLERCQGLPSAIIMAGRTLVGCKIVREWEQLTQELEDLIKEEISGEDRLPHAVVDEMPLGHTVGLDSLYETVCSCLTGYQAGIIALYGTGGVGKTTLMKKINNEFLKTSHQFDTVIWVTVSEKASVKAAQEVIRNKLQIPDSMWQGRTEDERATEIFNIMKTRRFVLLLDDVWQRLDLSKIGVPLPEIRNRSKVIITTRIQEICNEMEVQRIFRVECLAQEEALALFLEKVGENTLTSHPDISRLSEKMAEWCKGLPLALITVGRAMANKNSPHEWDQAIQELEIFPVEISGMEGRLYNVLKFSYENLRDEITKSCFIYCSFFPKGHEIRNDELIEHWIGEGFFYGVDIYEARRRGHKIIEDLKNACLLEVGDGFKECIKMHDVIHDMALWIGQECGEKMNKILVRESLGHVEAERVTSWKEAERISLWGWNIEKLPGTPHCSNLQTLFVRECIRLRTFPRGFFHFMPLIRVLDLSATPCLTNLPDGIDGLMNLEYINLSMTKIRELPIGIKKLTKLRCLLLDGLPPFVIPPHVISSLSSLQLFSMYDGNALSSNHEHLLEELESIESMDEISLSFCSVVALDKFQSSDKLLRCIRRLSLHDCKDFIFLKLSIEFLSYLETLVIFNVIQLHIMCIKDVGNEGSKGFEESYHMLSPDLRDRGRQHFHRLRHVKIWSCPQLQHLMWLIYAVHLESLNVQFCESLTVVIPTITSGFSRLASLVLGGMPVLRRIFSGALHLPSLEVISVINCPSLRSLPFYSNSATKSLKKIEGDLTWWESLEWEDGSTKEIFANYFSPQYLADPIHHSGEAKGKKILVVEGSTSRTTT from the exons ATGGATTGTGTGAGCCCAATCTTAACTATTGCCACTGATCTGTTCGATTGCACCGCCACGCGTGTCTCCCATATCCGTGGTCTCCGAGAAAATCTTGaaagcttgagaagggaaatggAGCGACTGAAACTTCAAAGTGAAGATGTAAGGACAAGAGTGGAACTTGGAAAGCAAGAACATATGACAACCAGAAGGGAAGTGGAAGGCTGGCTTCAGGACGTTGGTAAGGAGGAAAGTGAAGCGGCTGCAATTCTCCAAGAAGGGGATGGAGCACTAGAGAAGGTTTGTCTTGGAAGATATTGTAATATTCGGTCGAGCTACAAGCTTGGAAAGAGAGTGAGTGGAAAAATCACGCGGGTGAGGGATCTAACAAGCAGAGGAGATTTTGAAGCTGTGGCATACAGGTTGCTTCGTGATGTTGTGGATGAATTACCTCTTGGGCGTACCGTGGGCTTAGATTCCTTGTATGAGGAGGTATGCAGCTTCCTCGCTCAAGATTCAATAGGAATTGTCGGATTATATGGAAAACGCGGAATTGGAAAAACAACGCTaatgaagaaaatcaacaatGGTCTCCTCGAAACAAGACACGACTTTGATACGGTGATTTGGGTTTCAGTGTCTAAGCAAGCAAGC AAGTCAGATGAAAATGCTATAGAAAtattcaaaatcatgaaaacaaaaaggttTTTGCTGTTTTTAGACAATGTACAGAAACCACTTGATCTCTCAGATATAGGAGTTCCTCTTCCTGATGCTCGAAACAAGTCTAAAGTAATAATCGCAACTCGATCATTGAGAATATGCAGTGAGATGGACGCTAAAAGGTATTTGCTGGTAAAGCCTTTGGCATGTGAAGAAGCCTGGACTTTATTCAGCGAGCTCGTCGGAGAGGATACTCTAAATTCTAGTCCCGGGATACAACAGCTTGCCCACAGCACTTTGGAGAGATGCCAAGGTTTGCCATCTGCCATCATAATGGCTGGACGAACATTGGTTGGCTGCAAGATTGTCAGGGAATGGGAACAGTTAACACAAGAGCTGGAGGACCtcataaaagaagaaatttcaG GGGAAGACAGGTTGCCTCATGCTGTTGTAGATGAAATGCCTCTTGGGCATACCGTGGGCTTAGATTCGTTGTATGAGACAGTTTGCAGCTGCCTTACTGGATATCAAGCAGGAATTATTGCATTATACGGAACAGGCGGTGTTGGAAAAACAACACTaatgaagaaaatcaataaCGAGTTCCTCAAAACAAGTCACCAATTTGATACAGTGATTTGGGTTACTGTCTCCGAGAAAGCAAGTGTGAAAGCTGCTCAAGAGGTGATTcgaaataaattacaaatccCAGATAGCATGTGGCAGGGTAGAACAGAGGATGAAAGGGCTACAGAAATATTCAACATCATGAAAACAAGAAGGTTTGTGCTACTTTTAGATGATGTATGGCAACGACTTGATCTCTCAAAAATAGGAGTTCCTCTTCCAGAAATTCGAAACCGGTCCAAAGTAATAATCACAACTCGAATTCAGGAAATATGCAATGAAATGGAAGTTCAAAGGATATTTAGGGTAGAGTGTTTGGCACAGGAAGAAGCCTTGGCTTTGTTCCTGGAGAAAGTCGGCGAGAACACTCTAACTTCTCACCCTGATATATCACGGCTTTCTGAAAAGATGGCAGAGTGGTGCAAAGGCTTGCCGCTTGCCCTTATTACTGTTGGAAGAGCGATGGCTAATAAGAATTCTCCCCATGAATGGGATCAAGCAATCCAAGAACTGGAGATATTCCCAGTGGAAATTTCAGGTATGGAGGGTCGGTTGTATAATGTTTTGAAATTCAGTTATGAGAACTTAAGAGATGAAATCACCAAATCTTGTTTCATATACTGTTCTTTTTTTCCAAAGGGACATGAAATTAGAAATGATGAGCTTATAGAACATTGGATTGGGGAAGGGTTTTTTTATGGTGTGGACATATATGAAGCACGCAGACGAGGACACAAAATCATTGAAGACCTAAAGAATGCATGCTTGTTAGAGGTGGGTGATGGATTTAAAGAATGTATCAAGATGCACGATGTGATACACGACATGGCTCTATGGATAGGTCAAGAATGTGGAGAAAAGATGAACAAGATTTTGGTGCGTGAATCTCTTGGGCATGTTGAGGCTGAGAGGGTGACCAGCTGGAAGGAGGCAGAAAGGATATCATTGTGGGGATGGAATATTGAGAAACTCCCAGGAACGCCTCATTGCTCTAATCTCCAGACTCTCTTTGTGAGGGAGTGTATCCGACTGAGGACCTTTCCAAGAGGATTCTTCCACTTCATGCCTCTCATAAGGGTTCTAGATTTGTCAGCTACACCTTGTTTAACGAACTTACCTGATGGCATTGATGGATTGATGAACTTGGAATACATTAATCTTTCAATGACAAAGATAAGAGAGTTGCCGATTGGGATCAAGAAGTTGACAAAACTGAGGTGCTTGTTACTTGATGGTTTGCCTCCATTTGTAATTCCTCCACATGTGATATCAAGTCTGTCATCATTGCAGTTGTTTAGCATGTATGATGGAAATGCTTTATCTTCTAACCATGAACACTTGTTGGAGGAATTGGAGTCCATAGAATCTATGGATGAGATATCTCTCTCATTCTGTAGTGTTGTAGCTCTCGATAAATTTCAGAGCTCTGACAAGCTActaaggtgcataagaagattAAGTCTACATGACTGCAAAGATTTCATATTTCTCAAGCTATCCATAGAATTTCTGAGCTATTTGGAGACTCTTGTCATATTCAATGTCATTCAATTGCATATAATGTGCATTAAAGATGTGGGAAATGAGGGAAGTAAAGGATTTGAAGAATCTTATCATATGCTCAGTCCTGATTTGAGAGACAGAGGCAGACAACACTTCCACAGGCTTCGTCATGTAAAGATTTGGAGTTGTCCACAATTGCAGCACTTGATGTGGCTTATTTATGCTGTACACCTTGAGTCGCTTAATGTTCAATTCTGTGAATCCTTGACAGTAGTGATACCCACCATTACCAGCGGATTCTCAAGACTCGCATCTCTAGTATTAGGTGGCATGCCAGTGCTGAGGAGGATCTTTTCGGGGGCCTTACACTTGCCTTCATTGGAAGTGATCTCTGTGATCAATTGCCCGAGCCTAAGGAGCCTCCCATTCTATTCAAATAGTGCCACCAAGAgcttaaagaaaattgaaggagatCTGACCTGGTGGGAAAGCTTGGAATGGGAGGATGGATCTACGAAGGAGATTTTCgccaattatttttctccacaaTACTTGGCCGATCCAATTCATCACTCAG GGGAAGCGAAGGGAAAGAAGATACTGGTGGTAGAAGGTTCAACATCAAGGACAACCACCTAA